In Mustela erminea isolate mMusErm1 chromosome 8, mMusErm1.Pri, whole genome shotgun sequence, a genomic segment contains:
- the PTMA gene encoding prothymosin alpha isoform X1 gives MSDAAVDTSSEITTKDLKEKKEVVEETENGRDAPANGNAENEENGEQEADNEVDEEEEEGGEEEEEEEEGDGEEEDGDEDEEAEAATGKRAAEDDEDDDVDTKKQKTDEDD, from the exons ATGTCAGACGCGGCCGTGGACACCAGCTCCGAGATCACCACCAAG GActtaaaggagaagaaggaagttgtggaggagacagagaatgGAAGAGACGCACCTGCTAATGGGAACGCT GAGAATGAGGAAAATGGGGAGCAGGAGGCCGACAATGAGGtagatgaagaagaggaagaaggtggggaggaggaggaggaagaagaggaaggtgatG GTGAAGAAGAGGATGGAGATGaagatgaggaggctgaggcagcTACGGGCAAACGGGCAGCTGAAGATGATGAG GATGATGATGTTGACACCAAGAAGCAGAAGACTGATGAGGATGACTAg
- the PTMA gene encoding prothymosin alpha isoform X2 translates to MSDAAVDTSSEITTKDLKEKKEVVEETENGRDAPANGNANEENGEQEADNEVDEEEEEGGEEEEEEEEGDGEEEDGDEDEEAEAATGKRAAEDDEDDDVDTKKQKTDEDD, encoded by the exons ATGTCAGACGCGGCCGTGGACACCAGCTCCGAGATCACCACCAAG GActtaaaggagaagaaggaagttgtggaggagacagagaatgGAAGAGACGCACCTGCTAATGGGAACGCT AATGAGGAAAATGGGGAGCAGGAGGCCGACAATGAGGtagatgaagaagaggaagaaggtggggaggaggaggaggaagaagaggaaggtgatG GTGAAGAAGAGGATGGAGATGaagatgaggaggctgaggcagcTACGGGCAAACGGGCAGCTGAAGATGATGAG GATGATGATGTTGACACCAAGAAGCAGAAGACTGATGAGGATGACTAg